In one window of Henckelia pumila isolate YLH828 chromosome 1, ASM3356847v2, whole genome shotgun sequence DNA:
- the LOC140865995 gene encoding protein FAR1-RELATED SEQUENCE 5-like: MEDDNSLEVLEGDYSEEVEIGDIPNMQGEVPDFSVQENEVQIENSITDVLESKLKVGQIVKSVEDAYLLYCQYAHAKRFSVRKGDQRCFSHTNELQSKEFNCSCEGSKDEKRSSKKIAVYQKPITRTNSRNISYAKKSTLEAMVNAGIPVSSAVSFMENEACGPENLGFIRKDAYDHMSRLKKHTKVENGDATTLIQYFTNKTNNENYFYWNMKLDDDDRVMNFFFRDYRCAVDYECFGDILSIDTTYRTNKYNLICAPFVGINNHLKNVMFGLAFLSDETESSFEWLFTTFLDSMNGKQPQTIFSDQCQAMMNAIETVFPQSHHRLCQWHINQNAPSHFGSLNGNSAFKNLWYKCMNYCESEDEFEVTWRKMICIYNLDSHKWLNGMYKLRSKWATAFSNEKFSAGILATSRSEATNRALKKAGNKTISLYEFVMNYTKIQNKWREKEKAEDTRCRHGKPGQILKNHPLLIHAADVYTISIYQLFEMELVNSLNCKNVETSSCYANDWNWIEVKVKSHDEHSRVRCVLFNKLTKEIKCTCHKFETMEILCKHVLMVFNSMDVTVLPNRYILKRWTKNVRNREKSVFEDSGSGIGGHVSELVFVNQIMRSVYDLTQLSKSHDDARTRLFRLVDTAKDEITDLVQTLNLDDEIPCEDIQNDGHVNEEPIRDPLTAKAKGVTNANITRHWEKKSKKGKGKGKAEISCSKGSKRKGKNSQDATNTEEMNNISSQNSNLTILQYPLVSSQIQFPFGYTQHLSQYSHGMGNPNLYPSGQMNFFPYHFGGPHSSQGNNHGN; the protein is encoded by the exons ATGGAAGATGATAACTCACTAGAAGTTCTGGAGGGAGACTACAGTGAAGAAGTCGAAATTGGGGATATTCCAAATATGCAAGGTGAAGTTCCTGATTTTTCCGTGCAAGAGAATGAGGTACAAATTGAAAACTCTATTACCGATGTTTTAGAGAGTAAATTAAAAGTGGGTCAGATTGTGAAGAGTGTGGAAGATGCTTATTTGTTGTATTGTCAATACGCACATGCGAAGAGATTTAGTGTGAGGAAGGGTGATCAACGATGTTTTTCACATACAAATGAACTTCAGTCAAAGGAATTTAATTGTTCATGTGAAGGTTCGAAAGATGAAAAAAGATCTAGTAAAAAGATTGCAGTTTATCAGAAACCGATCACTAGAACTAATT CACGAAATATTTCATATGCAAAAAAGTCTACTCTAGAAGCCATGGTGAATGCTGGAATTCCTGTCTCTAGTGCTGTCTCTTTTATGGAAAATGAAGCATGTGGTCCTGAAAACTTAGGTTTTATTAGGAAGGATGCATATGATCACATGAGTCGGTTGAAAAAACACACCAAAGTTGAGAATGGAGATGCCACTACACTTATTCAATACTTTACGAATAAGACGAACAATGAGAATTATTTTTATTGGAATATGAAATTGGATGATGATGATAGAGTGATGAACTTTTTCTTCAGGGATTATAGATGTGCAGTTGATTATGAATGTTTCGGTGATATCTTGTCGATTGATACAACGTACCGAACAAATAAGTATAATTTGATATGTGCTCCTTTTGTTGGTATCAATAACCATTTGAAGAATGTGATGTTTGGCTTGGCATTTTTGTCAGATGAAACGGAAAGTTCTTTTGAATGGTTGTTTACTACATTTCTTGATTCTATGAATGGGAAACAACCTCAGACTATATTTTCAGATCAATGTCAAGCCATGATGAATGCCATTGAAACAGTTTTTCCTCAATCACATCATCGTTTATGtcaatggcatataaatcaaAATGCTCCTTCTCACTTTGGTAGTTTAAATGGCAATTCAGCATTTAAAAACTTGTGGTATAAGTGCATGAATTATTGTGAATCTGAGGATGAATTTGAGGTGACATGGAGAAAAATGATTTGTATATATAATTTGGATAGTCATAAATGGTTGAATGGGATGTATAAACTTAGGAGCAAATGGGCCACTGCTTTTAGTAATGAAAAATTTAGTGCTGGAATTTTGGCTACTTCGAGGAGCGAGGCCACAAATAGAGCGTTGAAAAAAGCAGGTAACAAAACGATTTCTTTGTATGAATTTGTGATGAATTATACAAAGATTCAAAATAAATGGCGAGAGAAAGAGAAGGCCGAGGATACCCGATGTCGTCATGGTAAGCCAGGACAGAttttgaaaaatcatccattgTTGATTCATGCTGCCGATGTGTATACGATTTCCATATATCAGTTATTTGAAATGGAATTGGTTAATTCGTTGAATTGCAAAAATGTTGAGACATCATCTTGTTATGCTAATGATTGGAATTGGATTGAGGTAAAGGTAAAATCTCATGATGAACACTCTAGGGTGAGGTGTGTGTTGTTCAATAAGCTGACTAAAGAAATAAAGTGCACTTGTCATAAGTTTGAGACAATGGAAATTTTGTGTAAGCATGTTTTGATGGTGTTTAACTCTATGGATGTAACTGTTTTGCCCAACCGTTATATTTTGAAAAGATGGACGAAGAATGTGAGAAATAGAGAGAAATCTGTTTTTGAAGATAGTGGTTCTGGTATTGGTGGTCACGTATCTGAATTGGTTTTTGTCAACCAAATAATGAGATCAGTTTATGATCTAACTCAACTGAGCAAATCTCATGATGATGCAAGAACAAGATTATTTAGATTGGTTGACACTGCGAAAGATGAAATCACCGACCTCGTCCAGACATTGAATTTAGACGATGAGATACCATGTGAGGATATTCAAAATGATGGTCACGTAAATGAAGAACCGATACGTGACCCACTTACTGCCAAAGCAAAAGGAGTTACAAATGCCAATATCACACGACACTGGGAGAAGAAGAGCAAAAAGGGAAAAGGAAAGGGAAAAGCTGAAATTTCAT GTTCAAAAGGATCGAAAAGAAAGGGGAAAAATTCACAAGATGCAACCAATACAGAAGAAATGAACAACATTTCGTCACAAAACTCGAATTTGACAATATTACAATATCCTCTTGTTTCATCTCAAATTCAATTTCCATTTGGATACACTCAACATTTGTCTCAATATTCCCATGGAATG GGTAACCCAAATTTATATCCAAGTGGTCAGATGAATTTTTTTCCATATCATTTTGGGGGTCCTCATTCGTCACAA GGAAATAATCATGGAAACTGA